One stretch of Nocardia mangyaensis DNA includes these proteins:
- a CDS encoding M23 family metallopeptidase produces MRAYGQAYAIDVVADPVDTPRPEFGRRMMRAVSKYPAFGAPVFAMLDGEVVRASGWRRDHRARSNAWGIFYMMAEGMIREIGGPGFVVGNHVTIRSDDGVYATVAHLRQGSLTVKVGDRVTAGSIVGHCGNSGNTSEPHVHAQLMDRASFWTARGLPMTFAGVTLDDEDERTEALPANDQHMTVNSPACPETH; encoded by the coding sequence GTGCGCGCCTACGGGCAGGCATATGCGATCGATGTTGTCGCCGATCCGGTCGATACTCCTCGACCGGAGTTCGGCAGAAGAATGATGCGGGCAGTGAGCAAGTATCCGGCGTTCGGGGCGCCGGTGTTCGCGATGCTCGACGGTGAGGTCGTACGAGCCTCGGGATGGCGTAGGGATCACCGCGCCCGCTCGAACGCGTGGGGCATCTTCTACATGATGGCCGAGGGCATGATCCGCGAGATCGGCGGGCCGGGATTCGTGGTCGGCAACCACGTCACGATTCGCAGCGACGACGGCGTCTACGCGACCGTTGCACATCTCCGACAGGGATCATTGACCGTGAAGGTCGGTGACCGCGTCACAGCAGGCTCGATCGTCGGGCATTGCGGCAACTCGGGCAACACCAGCGAGCCGCATGTACATGCGCAACTCATGGACCGCGCCTCGTTCTGGACCGCTCGAGGCCTCCCGATGACCTTCGCAGGGGTCACACTCGACGACGAGGATGAGAGAACAGAAGCGCTCCCCGCCAACGACCAACACATGACAGTCAATTCCCCGGCATGTCCGGAAACTCACTAG
- a CDS encoding ArsR/SmtB family transcription factor gives MAENVDDLRREMAALSERVSHLEAMAGESEVAHSASPVVEGEQFWALTGLQSRLGDHPATADGAVMMVGSLTLPDGAPVAWQQGAGTSGMWETDWSDQAATFAALGHPVRLELLRQILSGVHATAELAETASLGTTGQLHHHLRQLVAAGWVKQSGRGSYEVPATRVVPLLVCMVGAER, from the coding sequence ATGGCAGAGAACGTTGATGACCTGCGACGCGAGATGGCCGCACTGTCGGAGCGCGTGAGTCACTTGGAGGCCATGGCCGGCGAGTCCGAAGTCGCGCATTCGGCCTCGCCTGTTGTGGAAGGGGAACAGTTCTGGGCGCTGACGGGATTGCAGTCTCGGCTGGGCGATCATCCCGCGACGGCGGATGGTGCGGTGATGATGGTGGGTTCGCTGACACTGCCCGACGGCGCGCCGGTGGCGTGGCAGCAGGGCGCAGGCACGTCCGGCATGTGGGAGACCGACTGGTCTGATCAGGCCGCAACGTTCGCCGCGCTCGGGCATCCCGTGCGGCTGGAACTCCTCCGCCAGATTCTGTCCGGCGTGCATGCGACCGCCGAGCTCGCGGAGACCGCATCGCTGGGAACGACCGGGCAGTTGCATCACCATCTGCGCCAGCTCGTCGCCGCGGGCTGGGTGAAGCAGAGCGGTCGCGGGAGCTACGAGGTTCCCGCGACCCGCGTCGTGCCACTGCTGGTGTGCATGGTGGGAGCCGAGCGATGA
- a CDS encoding DUF3703 domain-containing protein yields the protein MPAGVRSTFEAELNRARLTTDIDEMWCALERAHILSQEWAWPHTRAHWEMLRLAIRCRDRREVVGQVLRLAFGGIASATGRAPLGNTGRTDVGPLTPMPIPEDLMAILSAHR from the coding sequence ATGCCTGCCGGCGTCCGATCCACTTTCGAAGCCGAACTGAATCGCGCACGTCTGACCACTGATATCGACGAGATGTGGTGCGCGCTCGAACGGGCTCACATCCTTTCGCAGGAGTGGGCGTGGCCGCACACCCGTGCGCACTGGGAGATGCTCCGGCTCGCGATCCGGTGCCGCGACCGCCGCGAAGTCGTCGGCCAAGTGCTTCGGCTCGCCTTCGGCGGCATCGCATCCGCGACCGGGCGGGCACCGCTGGGGAACACCGGCCGGACTGATGTCGGCCCGCTCACGCCGATGCCGATCCCGGAAGATCTCATGGCCATACTTTCCGCCCATCGCTAG
- a CDS encoding WhiB family transcriptional regulator — protein sequence MHTPLHTPSRNCRTTLPIRGKPGLKNPVKSRVINALAKRLCLSYPVLAECREHASAAEEQYGIWGGMSEF from the coding sequence ATGCACACGCCGCTGCACACACCCTCGAGGAATTGCCGGACCACTCTTCCCATTCGTGGCAAACCAGGACTGAAAAACCCCGTGAAATCCCGCGTCATCAACGCCCTCGCGAAACGTCTATGCCTGAGCTACCCGGTACTGGCCGAATGCCGCGAGCACGCATCGGCGGCCGAGGAGCAATACGGGATCTGGGGTGGAATGTCAGAGTTCTAG